In Arthrobacter sp. Marseille-P9274, the sequence GGTCCCCATTCGGGGGGATTTCCGGGCCGTCCACCATCGTATGCCGGAAAAATGACGATCGTCTAGAGAAGGCGATAAAAGTTCGGCGAATGCCTAGAAATAGCCTCGCTGCGGGTGGTAGACATGTACGACCCGCCGTCCACTGTGACCGGGGCCATGCCGTGCCATCCCACGATCCGAAAGCTGGATGAATGACTTCCGAACCCACCAACACCGTAACCCACAGGGCCGCCGGACCCCTCGTCGAGCTCCTCGACGCCCTGGCGGGCAACGAGGTCGCGATCGTAGACCTCACCAACCGCCTCAGCAGTGAGACACCGACGCTCCGGCTGCCCGAGCCGTTCGCCAACCTCATCGATTTCAGTCTGGAGACCGTGAGCGAGTACGACGAGCCGGGGCCATTCTGGAAGCACCAGAATATCCACACGGGTGAGCACATCGGTACGCACATCGACGCCCCCGTCCACTGGGTGACCGGGCGGCACAGCCACGATGTCGCCGACATTCCGCTCCCCCGCCTCATCGGCCCCGCCGTCGTCCTCGATTTCACGGCGGAAGCCGCCGCAGACCCGGACTTCCTGCTCGAGGTCGAGCACGTCCGCGCCTGGGAGGAGCAGCACGGCCCGCTGCCTGAGGGCGGCTGGGTGCTGTACCGCACGGGTTGGGACGCGTTCGCGCAAGACCGGGAGAAATTCCTCAACGTCGACGATAACGGCTCCCATACCCCGGGCGTCTCCGCAGACTGTGCGCAGTGGCTGTCGCAGACCGGCATCGCCGGCTTTGGGGTGGAAACCGTGGGGATTGACGCCGGCAACGCAGGTGCGCTGGATCCGGTCTTCCCGATGCACTACTACTTGCTTGGCGCCGACAAGTACGGCCTGACCTCACTGCAGAACCTTGCCCAGCTGCCGCCGCGCGGAGCGCTGCTGATCGTCGCGCCGCTGCCGATCGTCGGCGGCACCGGCAGCCCCGCCCGGGTGCTTGCCCTCGTGCCGCGCAATTCCTGAGCCTGCCTGGCACGAAGAGCCAAAGGACCGGCGTCATAGCGACGCCGGTCCTTTTGTTGGCCGGCGCTGCTTTGCGCCAGCCATCACGCAAACCGGATAGGAGTCCGCCGGGATCGGATAGCCGCTCCTGAGTGGTGCTCGCCAAGATTGATGCAGCACCAACTTCCAACAGGAGGACGACCGTGGAAACACTGAGCATTACCGGCTGCACGGCGGACGAATTGCGTGGCGTCATGCGCCGCTGGATGACCGGCATCGCCATCGTCACTTCGGCCGGGCCGAATGGCAGGCCGGTGGGACTGGTGAGTAACAGCTTCACCTCTGTTTCGCTGGATCCGCCCCTGGTGTCCTGGTGCGCGGACCGGCGTTCGACATCGATTGGCATCTGGAGCACCACGGACGCTTTCTCGGTCCATGTGCTGGCCGAGGGGGACGCCCACCTCGTACCGCGCTTCGCAACGCGGGGCTCGGACAAGTTCGCCGGGCTGGCTCCCGGACAGAGTCTGGTAGGGGCACCAGCACTGCCGTTCGAAGGCGCGCGTCTGGACTGCCGTCTTTGGGCCCGCTACGACGGCGGCGACCACCTCATCCTGGTCGGGCAGGTCGCCGCCATTTCCGGGGCAGAGGATTTCGACCCGCTGACCGTCCAACACCTGGGTAACTGACAGCGCACCACCGCCAACTAACTACCGCCACAGGAGACAATCATGACTCGAGCAATACTTGATGGCCGCGGCTTCAAACTGGGCCTGTTCTCGCCCAACTGTTCGGGCGGGCTAGCCGTCACCAAAATCGATGAGCGGTGGAGCGCCAGCTGGGAGGACAACCTCCGGATGGCGCGCATCGCCGATGAAGCAGGCATCGACTTCCTGCTGCCGATCGCCCGCTGGATCGGTTACAAGGGGGAGACGAACTTCCACGGCCATGTGCTGGACCCGATTGTGTGGGCTGCAGGACTGCTTGCCTCCACGCAGCGGATCGCGGTTTTCTCGACCGTCCACACAGCGTTCAACCACCCTCTGGTGATTGCCAAGCAGTTGGCAACCTTGGATCAGCTCGGAGGCGGCGGCCGCGCGGGGCTGAACATCGTTGCCGGCTGGAACCAGCCGGAATACATCGCCATGGGCGTGGACATGCCGCAGGAACATGACGCCCGCTACGCGTTCGCCCAGGAGTGGTGGGACGTCATCCGGGACGCTTGGTCGCAGGAAGGCATTTTCGACCACGATGGCGAGTTCTTCCGCCTGAAGAACGTCGAGTCCGAGCCGAAGCCATTGGGCGGTCGCGTCCCGGTGCTCAACGCGGGATCCTCCGGACAAGGCCGCTCCTTTGCTGCGAAGAATTCCGATTTTGTCTTTACGATCATTCCCGATGCGGAGACCGGCCGCGGCATCGTCGCGGGCCTCAAGGAGCAGGCCCGCGCTGACAACTCGCGGGACGTCGGCGTTTTCACGCTCGGACATGTGGTGTGCCGTCCGACCCGCGCCGAAGCGGAGGAGTACGTGCGGTACTACGCCGATGAGAACGCCGACTGGGGCGCCGTCGACTACCTCATGGGACTCCAGGGCCTGCATGCGCAGTCCTTTACGCCGGAAATGCTCGCCAACATGCGCTCACGGTTCGCCTCCGGCCACGGATCGCTGCCTATTTTCGGCACGCCGGACGACGTGGCCGAGGGTATCGCCGCCGTTCACCGGGCTGGTTTCGATGGTATGACCGTGGCCTTCGTCGATTATGCGGGCGAGCTGCCCTATTTCGCCGAGGAAGTTCTCCCACGGCTCGAAGCCATGGGTGTCCGGCCCAAGAGGTAGCCGCTGCGGGCGGCCGGGACGTCCTGGACGCCCGGCCGCCCGGCACCTTGACCGGGCCTTGGGCTGTACGCCTCCCATGGCGCTGGTGACGGGCGTCACGAGGCTATATTATGATTCGGATCTTCTTGGGAGCCGCAGATGACCCTTCTCCACCGGGACGTTCCGGCCCCACCGCCGCCGACGCACCTACTGGCCGCGCACCCGTTGCTGCGCAGTGACGATCCGGCGCAAATCCGCAGTGCAGTCAACGACCTGACCGCGGACGATCACCGGCTTACCCTGCACCAGGGCCGGCGGCTGGATGGGACGGTCAATGGGCTGCGCGTTGGCGACCTGAGCATGGTGCTCGTTGCCTACGGTGCACAACTGACCGTGCAGAGCCCGCCCTCGGGCAGGCGGGTGCTTCTCGTATTTCCGCTCGGACCAATGCTTGTGGAGTGCGGCGGGCACAGCTGGATGGCCTCTACCCCGTTCGCGCTGAGTTCCGAACGGGCCACGCTCATGGAACCGGACCTGGTGAAGGGGGCCCTGGTCGGCTCGGTCGACGTGGCGGCCATCGAGGGGAGCGTGGCTGGATGCTTCGGTGCGCCACTCAACGCACCGCTGGCGCTGACGGGTGACAAGCCCTTGCAGCTGGCGGCTGCGGGTTACGTCACCTCCAGCTGGCTCGGCGCCTGCCAAGAGTTCGATGCTGAGGCGTTCGATACCCTCACGGGCAGGGCGCTGTCTGCCTCACTGTTGTCCTCCGCTGTCGTCGGCCTGGCACCCCATCTGCAGCTGGCGTCGGGAAAACAGCAACCGTCCGGACCCAACTACCTGCGGGAGGCACGCGGGTTCGTGGAGCAGCACTACGCAGAGCCGTTGACCGTGGAGCGGATCGCCGCCGCCGTGCGGATCAGTCCGAGGCAACTGCAGGCTGTGTTCACGGAACACTTGGGCAGTCCGCCCTCACAGCTGCTGAGGAACATCCGTCTGGACCGGGCCCGTGAGTTGCTTTCGGATCGCGGTGCGGCGGAACAGACTACTGTCGCTACGGCCGCAACCCGCGTCGGGTTCACTCACTTGGGCCGCTTCTCGGCCTACTACACGCAGCGCTTTGGCGAATCCCCGTCGGCGACGCTGGCGAAGACCCGCGGATAAAACCTCGTATTCCTCCGCAAGGGGCGTCATCGGAGCTTGTGCACCCGGCGATGACGCCCCTCCCCGCAGACCTTCTGTCAGCCGTTGTAAACGAACTTCTCCTGCAACCTGCTGGCCGTGCGGTCGGGGTTGAGCAGCAGGACGCTGACCACTCCAACGACTATCAGGTAAATCCCGATCATCCAGAACGCCGAGTTCATGCCCTCGGCGAGCAGGGCCGCCATCTCGGCAGTCTCCCGCACCCCTTTGGGTGCCGGCACGTAACCGGCGCTGTCCATGAGCGATCCCACCATCGCCGGAGCTATGACTCCCCCCAAGGATGCCAGACCCGTCAGCGTTGCCATGACTGCTGCACGCTGCTTGGAACACACTGCGAAGGCCACGGCGGTAGGTGCCAGAGGATAGGTCATGGCCAAACCTGCGCCGAGGGTGACCACGGCGACTGCGGCGCCTCCTTGCAGTCCCGGCAGCAGCAGGAAGCAGATTCCGGAACACAGCAGTGTCACCCCGAACAGAGCACCAAGGGCCCATCGAACGGTGACCCCGCGCCGCATGAGGAAGCGCGACCCGTAGCCCAAACCCAGAAGTGCCAGCGCACCCAGGAGCCAAGGGAAGGTCGAATAGAGCCCGATCATCTCCGGCGGAAGCGCCACCACGGATGCAAGGTACTTCGGCGACCAGGTTGTCAGGAAGCCTTGGGCCCAGAAGCAGCCGGCCCCTGCCAGCACGGCAGCCACGAACATCCGGGTCCCGAGGACCCTTCGAATGGGCACAATCTTCAGCAGATCCGCCTTGTCCGCAATACTGCGCCCCCTAGCGGAACGCCCCTCCGGGGCGGTTTCCGGCGCCGGTTCCTCCGGCGCCAGCCCGCCGGCCGTCTCTGGTTCTGCCTCACTACCCGGCTTTCGGGCGGTATGGCTGTAGGGACCGTCACGCCCAATCAGCAGCCAGCACAGAGACCATAGAAGACCAACGATGCCCAGGAAGCCGAACGCCCAGCGCCACCCGAGGGCCGGATTCGCGATGATCCATGCAAGTGCGGGAGCGGCAATGATGGGCCCCAAGGTAGACCCGATGGCCACCAGGCTGCTCGGCAGGCCGCGCTCTTTGGCGGGGAACCAGCCGTGGACATGCTGCAGGCTGATGGGAGTCGCGGGTCCTTCCGCCGCCCCGAGCAGGATACGGGTCACCAGCAGCACGGCCGCGCCGCCGCCGAAGAGCATGGGGAATTGCAGGACCGCCCAGGAAATTCCCATGGTCAGGATGATCCAGCGGGTGGGAACCTTGCCGGCCAGGAATCCCACAGCTACGGCCGCAATCGCGAACAGGAAAAAGAAGGCGCTGCCGATGAAACCAAATTCACCCGCGGTCAGCCCCAGATCCCGCATGGCGGAGTCGGCGACCAAGCCGATGACGGCTTTGTCGGCGAAATTGATGATCTGGAAAACCACCAGGGCCCCGGTCACCAGCCAGGCCCGGCGATTCATACGGCCATGGACGACGGCGGCGCGGAGGGTATGTGCCGGAATCTGGCTTTGGGCGGTCATGCCATAACCTCCGCACCTTGGCGAGCGGCGTCCCGCTCGATTGCCAGGGGCACAGCGAACCGGTCATTGTCTTCCGCGAGGTGGACCGGACCGGAAAAGTCCCGGGCGGCCGCTGCTTGCATCTTCCGCAGGTCCGCTGCCCCCGGCGTATTCGGAACAATGTGGTGCAGGACAAGCCGCCCTACTCCGGCTTCCCGGGCAACCTTGCCTACCTCGTCATAAGAGGTATGTGATTCCCGCAAGTGGATCTCGATGCCATCACGGGTGGGCCCATCCGGGAAGGTAGCCAGGATTGCTTCCAGGTCCATGACTTCATGAAGGAGCAAATCCGCCCCGCGGGCCAGGCGGATGCAGTTCTCCGAGTATGCGGTGTCACCGGAGACCACTACCGACCCGTAGGCGGAATCCAGGCGGAAGGCGAAGGCTGGATAACAAAGCCGGTGGTCTACCAGGATCGCCGTGATCGAAACAAGTTCGTCCCGGTAGATCTCAAAAGGGTCCATTGCCGGATGGCGCGCATCAATGGGATCCGCTGGCACTGATTCCGGGAGCGCAATGTCGTGGGCTACCACCCAGTTGTGGGGCTCTTCTCGACCTTCATCGGCCATGCGGATGCAAATATCGGAAGCAAAAACGCGGTCCAGCAAGGCATCGACTATCTCGACGGTTCCCGCCATACCCCGTGCGCCTATCCGCGCATCGATGTGGGCGGCGTGTTCGCTATCGAGGGCAGGTACCCGTGGGGGCCGCCCGGGCCCAAACACTTGGATTGGGCGGCTGAAGGACTCCCCCGGAACCTGCCACCCGGTGACCAGGAAAGAGCCCAGGTCATAGACATGATCCGAGTGATGGTGCGTCAGGAAAACGGCACGGAGGTCCGACCAAGCGCAGCTGGACCTGTAGTTGCGGATACTGCCCATGCCGCAGTCGATCACATACGCTGCACCGTCGACCGTAATGACGGTGCTGGTCCCGGCCCGACTGTTGGAGACGATTGGTCCGCCTCCCGTACCTAGTGTGTGGACGAACATTCCTGATGCTGAATTGCTCATAAGTGCCCCTCGTCTTCCTTGATGGGTGGGCCGATAGCGCGGCTGCGAACGCAGTCGGGCTTGCAAGATTCGCTGAGCCGGAGGACGCCGGCGGGAACGTGACTCACATCATATGTAGTACTTTTTGCGATCGCAATATCTATTGCATATCGGGTTTTGCTCTGCCAAGCTGGCTCCACTGCCAGCTCGATGAAAGGACCATCATGGAAATGCAGCAAGGAACTGAGATCATCCTCGGCGACCTGCCCAAGGGAATCACCCTCGCGAGTGAGGCAATGGGCAACAAGACGTGGAACGTGCTGGGCCACACCTACCTGGCGAAAGTCGAAAGTGCCTCCAGCTTTGCCTGGCTGTCCCTGGATCCCACCGGAACAGGGGTGCCTCCGCATGTCCATCCCACCCAGGACGAGCACATCTACGTCATGGAAGGCGTGTACACGCTGTACCTTGACGGTGAATGGACGACTGCGGGCCCCGGCGACACCGTCCGCATGCCCATGGGCCTTCCGCATGCCTACTACAACAAGGGGGAAACTCCCGGTAAATCGCTGTTTTGGGTTAGCCCGGCCGGCAAGCTTTCCGAGCTCTTCGACCAGCTGCACAACCTCACGGACCCAGAGGAAGTAGTACGCCGTTCTGCCCTGCACGACGTAGATTTCCTGCCCCCGGGATCCGTCCCCGGCGCATAAGGGACCTTCAGACCGCTTGACATCATTGCCGGCGTCAGGGGTTCCGCATACCCCGGACGCCGGCCCTCCCGGTTAGGAATGTTGCATGCCACCAGGACTTCTCCCGCCTCCGGCCACGCTGACTTACGGGCCCAACGCTCAGCAGACCGTTGAGTGCTGGGATCCGGTCGGATCCGCGGCTTGCCGGGGTGTAGCTGTCCTCATCCATGGCGGCTACTGGCGGGCCGCATTCGACGCCTCGCTGATGGTCCCTCTCGCCGACGATCTGCGGCGCAACCAATGGGCGGTAGCCAATGTCGAGTATCGCCGCGGTGGTAACGGCGGTGGGTGGCCAGCGACCGGAGAGGACGTCAGGGCTGCCGTCGCCGCCATCGCTGCATCGTCTTGGCGCGAACAACATGCCGGGCCGATGATCGGGATCGGGCATTCCGTGGGCGGCCAGCTGGCTCTGCTCGCCGCGGACTTGATGGATGCCGTCGTCGCTTTGGCCCCGGTCACGGATGTGGCCCGCACCTACCGCGAGCGGTTGGGTGAAGACGCCGCTGCCGAGTTCTTCGGCATTTCCCCCGACGAGGATCCGGCGCTCTACGAATCCGCATCACCATCGAGCCAGCTCCCGCTGGCTGTACCGGCACTGGTGGTGCACGGTGCCGCGGATCAGCGAGTCCCCGTGAGCCACTCGGTGGATTTCGTGGCGAGTGCCCGAACTGCTGGAGGCCACGTCGACTTCGACTCGCCGCACAGCTTGGACCATTTGGCTGCCATCGATCCGTCCACGCGCTCATGGGAATCAGTGCGCCAATGGATGGTCCATCTCGGTTCTCAGCTCCCGAATTTGCGGACCAGCTCTTCGGCGTAGGCGGCGGCTGGCGCCTCAAGTGCCCCATGCAATGTCAGGAACGCCTTTTTGGCCCGCGGCGCCTTCCAGCCTTCCGGAAGGTACTCCAAAGGAAGATTCGGGTCCCGGTAAGGGAACTTCCTCCACATGGTCAGCATCGGGACATAGGCGTCGAAGGCGTCGCGGCGGTCCTGGCCGGAGAGAGGGCCACCGTGACGAAGGCGCCCTTGCCACTCTTCGACGACCGCCTCGTAGCGGTCGATGAATTCCGCGTACTCCTGGTCGAGTTTTTTCAGATCCCACCACTGGGAAACATGTTTCCGGATGTCTCCGCCTTTAAGGTAGTCACCGGAGAAGTACTCCGTAAAGCCATCCAGTTTGCGGGCGGCCAACCGCTCGATGGCCTGTCCCAGCAGGCTGCTGGGGGCGATCGCAACGCCCGCGGCAACGAACCCGAATCCCAGACTGGTGAGCTCTGCCCGCAACTCATAACGCCGGTTGCGTTCGGATTCCGGAACCGAGAAGACCACCAGTGCCCACGGATCCCCTGGTTTCGAACGTTCGGGCGCAAAGATCCGCTGATCGTACGCGTAGAAGATGTCCAAAATGTCCTTCGACAGCGAATAACGCGCCACGCCGTCGTCTTTTTGGTTCAGCAGGATCCCCTTGGACTTGAGCCTGGAGATGGTCGATCTGGCCGCCTGCTGGTCGACCCCGAGAGCAGCAAGCATAGCCACCAATGTAGACACTCGGAGCAAGCCGCCTGCCCTGTCACCATAAAGCCCATACAACGTCACAATGAGCTGCTGGTGCTGCATTCGCTGGGTGCGGGGCGGCGGCATGGAGGGTTTGCTCTATTCACTGTCGATTGGGGGGACGTACCCATCCTATTTCCAGCGGCAGCGGGTGCTTCCCAAACCCGCCGGGCGGCGGCCATGATTCATGCATGAAGGACCAAACATGAACAGGAACCGGCTGGAGGCCTTCAGCGACGGCGTCCTAGCCATCATCATCACGATCATGGTGCTCGAACTCCACGTGCCGGAGGAGCCGAGCTGGGAGGCGCTGGCCCGCGAAATGCCGGGTTTCCTCAGCTACCTGCTGAGCTTTGTCTACGTGGGCATCTACTGGAACAACCACCACCACATGCTCCATCTGGCGGGGAAGATCAACGGCACGATCCTGTGGGCGAACCTGCATCTGCTGTTCTGGCTCTCGCTCTTCCCCTTCAGCACGCGTTGGATGAACGAAACAGGCTTCCCGCAGGTCCCCGTGCTCGTGTACGGGATCAACCTGCTGCTGGCCGCGGTTGCCTACTACCTGCTGGAGTCGGCGCTCATCCGGCAGCAGGGGCGGGACGGTCCGCTGGCCCGGGCCACCAACCGGGATTGGAAAGGGAAGGTCTCGCCGGCCATCTACGTCATCGGAATCGGGCTGTCATTCATCAACCCACTGCTGGCCGTCGCGGCGTATACCGTGGTCGCCGCGATCTGGCTGATCCCGGACCGGCGCGTGGAGCGATTCCTCGCCGCCGAAGCAGAGGGCAAGGGCAGATAGCGAGGGCCATCATCCGGGGTTATCGTCCCCCGACCATCAACGCAGCTCCCGCCATCGAGGCCATTGCCCGGACGGTGTTGCCGCGAGTCCAACTCCTTGCCCACTGCGGCCAAGAAGCCGCCGCTTCCGCCAGGGGCGCCATCGCCAGCCGATTGTTGAGCGGGACACTATAGGCCACGGTCAGCAGGAACCCCGACAGATAAAGTCCTGCGCCGAGGGCCCGAACCAGGCCTTTGGGATCCCCGTCGGCCACACCGTTGATCCCCACGGCAACGCTCGCTGCGGCGGTGCCGAAGAATATCGTCAAGAATGGCGGCCGGACCGCATGCCGGTTGACGGCGTTCATGGTTTCCACCGCTTCCTTCGCGGGCCGGGAGCGTAGAGCGGGCATAACGACGGCGGAAAACGCAACGTAGAAGCCGCCGGCAACGGCTGAGCCGGTTCCGGCGGCGATGGTGAGAAGCTCTGATGCTTCGAAAGTAGTAGCCACGCGTCCAGTACATCGCAGCAATTCTGGACAGAGAATGCCTGGATCCCTCAAAGACATACGATTCCGTCTAGGGTGATGGCATGGATCCTCTCACGGCTGTCCTGGCGGGCCCACGTGCCCGCGATGCCTTCCTCCTGCAGGCCCTCATGTCCCCTCCATGGTCCCTCCGGGTGGAGGACGAAGCGCCGCTGACCGTCGTCGTCGTACAGCGGGGATCGGCTTGGTTTACCCGCGCAGGGACATCGCTGGAACTCCACCCCGGCGATGCCCTGTTGATTCGCGGTCCGGAACCGTACCTGGTAACCGACAAAGCCGGGACCCCACCCACTGCGGTCATTCGCCCGGGGCAGCGCTGCAGCGGCCCCGGCGGAGAGGATCTCACCGATCGGCTCGATAGTGAACTGCGGACGTGGGGTAACGACGTCGATGGTCCGGATGCCCTGCTCATCGGCACCTACCTGACGGCGAGCGAAGTGGGACGTGCACTTCTCACCAGCTTGCCGATGCACTACCTGCTACGTAACCACCGGCAGCTGGAGCCAATCATTGGGCTGATCCTCGACGAGCTCGCGCAGTCCGCACCGGCGCGGACGACTGCCTTGGACCGGCTGCTGGATTTGCTGTTGGTCCGGATCGTCCGGCAGGCGCAGGCGGACCTGCCCGCCCATGCGAATTGGCTGTCCGCCCAGAACGACCCCATGATTCATCGTGCCCTCACGGCCATCCACCGCCGGCCCGCGGAGGCGTGGACAGTAGAGAAACTGGCCCGCGTCGGCGGGACCTCCCGGGCTAACTTCGCCCGAAGGTTCAGCGAACAGGTCGGCCAGTCGCCGATGGCCTACCTCAGCCAGCACCGCCTCAGTCTCGCCGCCGACCTGCTGCTCGGCGACGGCCGCCTCACCACGGCAGCAGTGGCGGCCAGGACTGGTTATGCGACCCCGTACAGCTTCAGCCATGCATTCAAGGCGCACCATGGCGTGAGCCCGCAAATATACCGCCGCGGTGCAGGCACAGTCGGGCAGGAGGCGGCGGGCACAAGTTCAGTGGAGGGTGCTAGGGCAACCGAGGGCGTCACCGCCGTGGAGGGCGGCTGACGGACGCGCAGAAGCGGGAGCCTGCAACCAGGCTCCCGCCGTCCGCCCGGGCTCCGCCGGCGTTATGGCCATGACCGCACTTCCGGTCATGGCCGGCATTCAGGCCAGGACCGAGATCCTGGATTCCTTCCGGCCGAAGAGGTAGCGGTCCACCGAGTACGGGCCGGGACCGATCAGCGCGATGGCCAGCGAGGCGGTGCCGAGGAGCAGCACCTGCGAGTAGCCGCCGTTCTCCACATAGAAGCCGGAGGGCAGGTGGGCGAAGATGGCCGCGCCGATCATGTCGCAGACGAACAGCAGCGCCAGCGGCCGGGTCAGCAGGCCCAGGATCAGTGCGATGCCCCCGAGGAGTTCCAGGTAGGAGATAAAGGGAGCCATCAGCTCGGGCAGGGGCACGCCGAGCGAGGTGAAGTAGCCGGTGACGCCGGCGATCGTGTTGGTGCTGATTTTCTGCCAGCCGTAGGCGACGAAGACCAGGCCGACGACGATGCGCAGCAGGGTGATGGCGATATTCGGAACGGATCTGGTGGTGCCGGTGCTGGTTGGGATGGACATGGGACTCTCCTTATGGACAGAGCGGACCAGCGTCGTCAAAGGTTGACGCGTCCAGTATCGTCCCGGGATTTGCAGAAACCTTGGGTCTCCGGTGAAAGCGGGGGGGGGTGCCTGCCTCGAGTCACCCGCCCTCGGGAGCTCCAGCCAGCCGGCGGGTCAGCAGCAGCGCCAGCAGGGCGATCGCGAAGGATCCGCCGAAGGCCGTGATGAAGCCCCAGAGCGGCGCCACCGGCAGCAGCGCGGCGAAGGCGATGCTGCCCAGCGCCAGCCAGAGCGACTGTGCCACCGCGTCGTTGATCTGCAGCGCCGAGCTGTTGGTGCCTTCTTCGCCGTCCGCCGAGTGGTCCAGCAACAGCACCGACAGCGTGGAGAACGCCATGCCGATGCCCAGGCCGGCCAGGGCCCAGCCAACAACAACGACGGCGACCGGCACCTGGGCGTTCAGGCTAAGGACCGAGAGGCCTACTCCGGCCGCGAGCAGCCCGGCGCCGAGCCGCACGCGCATTACCTTGCCGGCCAGGAACGGCAGGTTGGCCGCCAGCCAGGACCCCGAGAACCAGGCGACCGCGGAGGTGGTCAGCAGCAGCCCGGCTTCGGTGGGTGTGAAGCCCCGGTGCTCCACCAGCGCCAGCGGCAGGTAGACCTCGGCGCCGAAGAAGCCTGCGCCCACCAGGCCGCGGGCCGAGATCACCGCGGGCAAGCCGCGCCGGAACAGCCACGTCCCCTTCGGCAGCAGCCGGGGTGCGGCCAGCAGCACGGCGGCCACCGACGCGGCGGCGAGCATGACCCACCAGTCCAGGCTCTGCTGTCCCGCGAACGCCACGCCGAGGATCCCGGCGGCGACCATCGCCGCCCACGCTGTGCGTCCGCCGTCGTTCTTCCACGCCCCCTCCTGCCGCGTGCTGCGCAGCGCCGGGGCGAGGGCAAAATACGCGACGACGGCGAACAGCGGGGCACCGCCGAACACCCACCGCCAGCCGACCAGATCGTTGATGAGCCCCGCGATCGCAGGCCCCGCCAGCGCCGGCAGCACCCAGCCGCTGGTCAGCACCGTGAAGGCGCGGGCGCGCATGCCCTCGGGATACGCCCTCGCGATCAGCACGTACAGCCCCACGCCGGCCAGCCCGGAGCCGAAGCCCTGGATGCCCCGGCCCACCAGGAAGACAGGCATCGTGGGCGCGAGCGCGGCGGCGATGAGCCCGGCGACGAAGAGCCCCACGCCGATCCGCAGCGCGGGCCCGGGGCCGCGGGCGTCGATCCAGCGGCCGGCCATCGCGGTGGCGACGACGCCGACGGCCAGGGGCGCCGAGAACGCGATGGCGTAGAGCGGCAGGCCGTCCAGCTCGCGCCCCACGACCGGCATGACGGTGGCCACGGCGATCGCCTCGAAGGCGAAGAGGAAGGCGAGCGCGAAGATTCCCGCCGTGGTGGCGCGGTAGGTTTTGGACAGCAGCGGCGCCGGCGCCAGCTCCACGGTCATGCCAGGTCTCCTTCGGTCAGAAGCACTATCTTGCCGTATGTTTCGCGCGCCTCGAGCGCCCGGTGCGCCTCCGCCGCCCGGGCCAGCGGGAAGGTGCTGCCGACCAGCGGCACCCGGGTGCCGTCCGCGGCGCGGGCCAGGGCTTCTTCCTCGAGCAAGCGGAGCCGCTGTGCATCGAGCGGACCGAGCACGCCCGCCGCGGTCTTCGCCGGGTGCGAGTAGGCATTCTGTTCTCCCGAGGACCAGCCGAACACCACCTGCCGGCCGCCCTCGGCCAGCAGGTCGAACGCGACCCTGCCCGTGTGCCCGCCGACGCCGTCGAACACGAGGGTGGCCCGGGGCTGCTGCGCGAGCTCCCGTTCCCAGCCGGGGTTGCGGTAATTAACAACGACGTCGGCGCCCATGTTCCGCGCGTGGTCCGCTTTTGCATCCGTCCCGGCCAGGCCGATCACGCGGGCTCCCGCAGACTTCGCCGCCTGGACGAGCAGCGCGCCCAGGCCGCCCGCGGCCGACGGGACCAGGACAATGTCCCCGGGACGGATTTCCACTTGGTCCAGGATGAGCGCTGCGGTGCGGCCCGTGCCGATCGCAGCCACCGCGGTAGCCGCATCCATCCCGT encodes:
- a CDS encoding MFS transporter, which translates into the protein MTVELAPAPLLSKTYRATTAGIFALAFLFAFEAIAVATVMPVVGRELDGLPLYAIAFSAPLAVGVVATAMAGRWIDARGPGPALRIGVGLFVAGLIAAALAPTMPVFLVGRGIQGFGSGLAGVGLYVLIARAYPEGMRARAFTVLTSGWVLPALAGPAIAGLINDLVGWRWVFGGAPLFAVVAYFALAPALRSTRQEGAWKNDGGRTAWAAMVAAGILGVAFAGQQSLDWWVMLAAASVAAVLLAAPRLLPKGTWLFRRGLPAVISARGLVGAGFFGAEVYLPLALVEHRGFTPTEAGLLLTTSAVAWFSGSWLAANLPFLAGKVMRVRLGAGLLAAGVGLSVLSLNAQVPVAVVVVGWALAGLGIGMAFSTLSVLLLDHSADGEEGTNSSALQINDAVAQSLWLALGSIAFAALLPVAPLWGFITAFGGSFAIALLALLLTRRLAGAPEGG
- a CDS encoding zinc-binding dehydrogenase, with translation MRSIIQRAFGGPEVLRYEERPELQPGPGQVRIAVSASGVHLLDTSIRSGTSFGTLPEPELPMVPGREAAGRVDAVGDGLNPEWLGRRVVVHLGAASGGYADQVLAAAASVHEIPDGMDAATAVAAIGTGRTAALILDQVEIRPGDIVLVPSAAGGLGALLVQAAKSAGARVIGLAGTDAKADHARNMGADVVVNYRNPGWERELAQQPRATLVFDGVGGHTGRVAFDLLAEGGRQVVFGWSSGEQNAYSHPAKTAAGVLGPLDAQRLRLLEEEALARAADGTRVPLVGSTFPLARAAEAHRALEARETYGKIVLLTEGDLA